In Leishmania donovani BPK282A1 complete genome, chromosome 19, the sequence TCCGTCAAAAGAGCGGACACGGGGCCTGTGGCACCAAACCGTACCGCGATCACGATGCTCGCTGCCTGCAGTGCTTGCATGCTCTCCACAAgggtcgccgtcgccggaAGGTAGACCACATTCGAGGTGAAGTCCATCACATTCACCGTCGGCACTGCAGCGAAGACAACGCTCCTCACTGTCTGCATAACCGACGACACCGTTGGCAcagatggcggcggcgcagcggtggtggaggtTGTCGGAGAAGGAGCCAGAGTTGTCGTCGTAATAGGCGACGCaaagctgctggaggctgAGCCTTCTGATTGAAATGATGATGACGATAGGTGAGGGTTGGCCGTCGGTGCGGGCGTTGTGGTCGTGGTGGAAGTCGTCGTTGTGTTCGGCATTTGAGttgccgtcgttgtcgttTCCCCGTCTTCGCGGCCGTCGATGCAGAGGTGATTCCACGTAAAAGGCATGGATACGACGGACCATGCGCCGTTCTTCCGCAAGATGAGGCAGTAATGGGCGTCAGACGGAGCTTGGAAGTCGGGCGGCATCCACGCAGCGACCTCGCCATTCTCCCATGTGACAACGCCATTGGTGACCGTAGCAGGAAGGATAGCAAATGCGATGCCGTTGTCCATTAAGTACTGCGCCCCCTTGTCGTTCTCACCGGGGGAGTGAATCGCATAGCCTGATGTGCCGGCTTCGCAGCCGCCAAACGGTGCGGTGAGGGCAGCCTCGCTCCTCGCCAGCAGGAAgcacagcaccaccagcagaGCAGCAAGCGCGCGTCGGGCCATGATGCACGTGAGCGGATCGAAATAATGGCAGACACTCAAAACGAGAGGAAAGCgggaagagggagacgcTTCTCCGCAGTAGGGGGCGGAGGCAACAAGCGAAagcgaagaaagaaaagaaaacataAGGAGGTATAAGCGTCCGAAGGGGCGGGGTATAGGCACTGCACTCTCTTTTTCCGTGTCTGTCTCGACTCCCGCGTTCACGCGGCGTTGCTTTACCCGATGCGCCGCACAGCAACGGAGACAGAAGGTGCGATAAAGAGGACAAGAGAGAACGACGGTTGTTGGCACACCAGTACAAGACGAAAGGTTCTCGAGATCACGGGCAGGAGtacgcctccctcctctccctcccacaaCTCGCCGTCTCTCGCGGAAGGGACGTCAATTCGCGTTGGCGAAACGTGGAATGCGGAtgaaaaaaaacacacaagaTCAATCGCAGTAGCTGGAGGGAACTgtgaaagaagaaaaggtgCACAAACAGAAATAGCGAAAAGATATGCGTGAGGGAGATGCAGCACGGCAGTGCTACTGCCAATGATGCACGTATGACTGAAAGGCTTCTCTCTGCTGAGAATGTCGTTGCTGTGTTAAGGTCAACAGCAGAAAGACGTGTAGCGACGGCAGAGACAACGAGAGAAGCTGAGGTGGGGCGTCTGTGAGTAGTGTTTAGCGGTGAGGCAAGACTTCTTGCATAGACGTCACCGAAAGCCTCCTGAAAATCGTCAAGAATGCGGAAGACAGACAGCACCAACGCTTTGCTGCCGCTTTTCTACTCTTcacgttttcgtttttgctTCTGCCACTGTACCAGCCGCCGATGCGCAGACAatctgcccctcccccgaccTCCTTACACGCTcacccgcgcgcgcgcctgaACGAGAGGACGAAAAGGGAACGAAGGGCGTCGTCGCTCACCCTCGCAATGTGTGTTGCATTCaagtgcgccagcgcagtgGATAATGGAAAGGCACTCCTCGCACGTGGCAAGTGTTGTGCTCAGCAGAGGGGTTCGGGAgtgagagaagagagaaaataTGCGTGCCCCTGCAGCAGTCCTTGCGCTTATTTTCTTTTGCTTGTCTCGACCTCCTCCTGCCTGAGTGCTTGTCTACGATCCTTGTCCCTTCTGTTGCTTTAGACGGTGTCCGTTCGACTCACAGAACAGCGCTCTGTAGTCGAGCGATTGGCACTTACGCAGCCCTGCGTGGTGCTATCTGTTCCCACAACAAAGAGGggaacaaagaaaaaaatagCCCCTCAGCGGGCTGCGCCTATGAGGAACTAAAGTGATGCACTCTTCCTGCTTAGCTCCGTAGTTTTGAAAGGGGGCAGTGGGTAGTGTTGTATCTGCTTCCAGTGGGCGAGAGAAACGAAAGACTCGATGGCATGCAAAAGCGAGAGGCAGACACGGAGTGAGAAGCGGTGAAAGTGGTGAGGGAGAGCAAATCGCCGCTCACGGCAACACCCAAAAGCAGGTTGAAGCCGAGACTGGGATGGCGTCATCGCGCGCAGCTCACAATGGCTTTCACTCGCTGACTTCAGAGAGAGTAGCTGCAAAGAGTGGTGACGCAGTTTTCAAGCTGTAGCCCCCCCATCCGACACCCTTCCTGACACCTTTGGTGTTCTGGCATGGAGCTGCCTGAAAGGAGACCGAAAAACACGTAAGGAGCCAAGGGCGGTGCTGTCCCTGGCCCCCTactctgccgctgcggtgacCGGTGAGATGAACGATGAAGGTATAAGAAAACGTTCTTGCCCAGTGCTACTATTGCGTGTCTTTTTCATTGTCAAAACATTTTGTGCACACTTAAGGTGAACTCGGTGGAACAGCATCCTTGTCGTTCTCGTTTCCTTTGTCATGCCggcgtgtgtttgtgcgcggTGCCGGCTCCTGCGCTCACACTTGCTTGCGGGCGCTTGCAGCACTCCACCACTTCAACGCTGTCATTATCCTTTCCTTTGCGTTCTCGCCTTCCGTTGGCACTCCTGCTACGTCTTTACGTGAAGCGAATTGCTGAGGAAAGGGTGGGAAGAGTGAGAAGCCCCGGGCACAAAACGCAACAGAGGCGCCAGAGCTATCAAAACCAATAAACGGCGAAGAGAGACGGGAGGCAGGAgaaccacacacacacacacacacgaagcCCAGACGAGAAAGGAGTTGGCGGAAAGACGAAGCTTTCTTTTCCCGGCGCGCCCATCCTCCGCCATACAGCACGAGCTCCACTCCACCCTACCCCTCACagcctgtcacaggcccccattccgcgcggtgcgaagcagcgctagaaGCGCgttacagcaatgcgccgacaCAGTCATCGGagcgccgtctctgcctcaaactctgcccacccgcccaccaAGCAGGCTGCCTCACAGTCGCTTCCCAttgtgctgctcgccacccGGCGCATCACCCTCCGGGTGGCACACAAGCGCCCTCGCTAGCAgggcagtgagggccgggcgaaatacgctcgagtcacgctcACACTCTAGccatcatatggatggcacaaaTATGCTCACAATCAcaggtcgctccggcgcagcgccatccagcaccccggccgccgacatcagtagcgataagtcgctctgacctcccaCACGCCGTAGGTGCCTGGCCCTATCAGCAGCAGAAGTGCCTCGGCACTGGCGGGGGACAGGGGCGGGCGGCTGCTCGGCATTCCCACAGAGTGGGGGTACTGGACCGCggataccacgcactgaggcgTTCCCTACCACCGCCATCAGGGGATGTGATTGGCTTGATCgacgaaaaaagaagggcagATTCGGGAGCACCCCAATCATGTTCGCAAGCAAGCACGTACAACCGCTAGCAAAGACAAACGCGAGTTTAAcaatcgaaaaaaaaaaacaaagaaacagAAGAGCGGCAGAGCAAGCGTGGAAGAGGTAAAGATAGAGCGCTCGAAAACAGACAAAAAAGAGGCCCAGAGGAATATGAAAGAGTGTACCGTCGAAGGCGGCGGGAGACTTTGGGAAGAGCACGGCATggcataaaaaaaaagaggaaagaaaaagataAGCAGTCAAGTCGAGCAAACACCcacagaaaaggagagaatGAGGAGATCTACTACACATATAATCTCTTCTGTTCCCTTTTAGCAGGTTTTGAATGCGATCTCCCGAGGCACCTGCTGGCGGTTCTGTGAAGCGAAACAAAAGATGAAAAAATAAAATAAAATAGGGGCGATATATATCGCCCCTAtacctgtgcgtgcgcgcgtgcgtgttggcAGACCCTGTGCTGCTTGCCACCTGCGACGCCTGGCACCATTAAAGGAAAACAGATAGAGCCCACGGGCACCAGCACAGGCAAACATGTGAATAGTACAAAAGGGAGAAGCCGTACGCACGCAGCACGCTGCAtgcagtgctgcagcaacacaacaacggcagcacATAGATCGACGAGAGGTGCGGAACAAGAAAAGAGTAAAGAGAAGCCGAGgaacaaagagagaagcggccACTACATTACACaaacgcatacacacgcccTCCGCGTGAGGAAAACAGGTGAAGAGAACAAAGTCGTCGCCACATGTTTTACCACCAACGTTACTCCCAAGCCACCACGTATACATAACGCACACGCTCTTGCGAATTCgccgttctctctctgcctttcctTGTCTTCGACTTCCTATAGCTGGCAAGCACcggaaaaagaagagcgagggagagagccaGCGATGAGAAACGGCgaaaaccaaaaaaaaaggatcGGTGGAGAAGGAAAAAGCGAAAACGAAACGTGGAGAGGAGCGTAGCTTACATCAGACTGAACTCACAAACGGATGCACTCACGGGCGGATACACATGAAACCAACAAGGAAAAGCGCGGAATAAAAGACGTGAGTAAGAGACGAGAGTGAGAGAGTCAAAGAAAACAGAGCACACAAAACGAGGGGAGAACTAGAAGAGACAGAAGAGGGGGAAACGTGGAAGGAGTGTGGCACCGGATCAAGCCGGCgtggcggggagaggggggtcCGTTTCGCTCCAAAAAGACGGAAAGGCTGTGGGgtgtgagggggagggggcgctgTCCCTTTAGAGAGTCTAAGAGGTACCGCAATGAGCTACGGGGATAGCAATGGAGAGAGAGCCTGATAACGGGAGACCTCTCGATATAGATGTAGTGCGGCACAtcgaaggaggagagaatCCGCAAAACAGCACCAAAAAAAGGTGAAGCACATAGTGAATGAAGcaggtggagcagcggcagcagtgccaaCAACTGCAAATCAGCtcgcacgcagacacacacctacacacaaATGGTACCAGAAGATgggctcttttttttctgatGAGTCTTCCACTGAGGGGCATTATCCTCATATGCACAGAGTACCCCGTCTCCCATTTCGTTCTCCCCTTGCGATCCCCCACAGAGATACAGATAcagacaagcacacacacacacaaagacgcacgcgcggcaggacggaaagaggagaaagaggtgTGGATAAAGAAAACCCAcaaggaaaaacaaagacAGACATGATGGTGATGGGGAGAAGAGTGAAAGCGACACAATATCCGCCACATCTCGACAACGAACCGCacgagagggaggtggggaaAGGCAGAGACACCACCCTtcacgcagcacgcgcacacagggaAACTAGAAGAAAACCAACATGagcaggggagaggggcgcacGTCTGCATGTATGCGTCGTTATATCTCAGAAGTTGAactcgtcgtcgctgtccacTGCATTTGGGACGGAAGTCTTGCGCTGCGTTGGTACAGAGCGGACCATGTTGCTGCTAGTCACGCCTCCCTggagagcgctgctgcccgaaAATGgggcagaggtgctgctAACGGAGAGCGGGCTGCGATTCCCCTGGTTGAACAGATTAGCGTACTTGAAGAGGGACGCGTTCGAGGTGGTTGGTGGcgggctgctgttgctggtcAAGCCCACATTCGACGTCGACTGCGCAGCAaccgcgctgctggcggccaGTTGAAACGGGTTGTGCGGCTGGCCGGTGGCGATGCCAGCGTACAGCGCAgagctgccgccactgccagtGAAATACGGGTGCTGCAGGCACTGCGTCGCGGTGGGTCGCTCCGCTGGGTTGAAACGCAGCATCTGCGCCATAAGGtccacggccgccggcggtgccgtggtgaggatgtggcgcagcggcgttggcgcgaCGGTTGGGAAGCGCATGTTCATGCGGCGCGCTAGCTGGTACCCCTCGTCCCACTCATTGGGGGCCGGGGAGCCGAGCACGGAGCAAATTTTAAACAGCTGGTCGCTCTCTGAAGTACCCGGAAAGAGGGGACGGCACAGGTAGAGCTCAGCAAAGATCACCGCGCACGCCCAGATGTCGACGGGGGAGTTGTAGTGCGTCGAGTGCAGCACAAGCTCCGGCGCGCGGTACCACCGTGTCGACACGTACTCCGTGAACGGTGGGCGGGAGCGAATCTCCTTCGCGAGGCCGAAGTCGGCGACCTTCACCAAGTCGCCCGAGATGAGCAAGTTCTCTGGCTTCAGGTCACGGTGCATAAAGCCAGCCTTGTGGATCGCCTGCACCCCGAGCAACGTCTGACACATGATACTGCGGATCTCTTTGTCACTAAAGGCCATTGTGCCGCTCATTTCATTGGCACGTTGGCGCTGAATTTGAAATATATTCTTTTCGCAGTACTCGAAAATCATGAAAAGCTCTGTCTTCTCGCGCACCACTTCCTTCAGCTTCACCAGGTTGGGGTGCTGCACCTTGCGCAGCGACTGaatctcgcgcagctgcaggcacTCCTCCCAGCTGTGGAAGCGCTGCTTCATCTTCTTCACCGCCACGATTTCGCCAGTGCTCGTGTTTTGAGCTTTACTCACCGTTCCGAAGGATCCGTCGCCTAGCTGGCCCATCACCGTGTATCGCTCCATCTCTCCAACCCTAGAAGCGGCGCGAGAAGAGTACAAAAGCAACCAAGACCAAAAAAAAGGCTGAGGTTAGAAACCGAAACAGTCACCGTGGGTACGATGCGTGCgttggagggagggagagaggctCAGTTGTACTCAATGGAGGCCGCATGCAAATGGCCTACGGAGTGGGCGATGATTACCTccgtatgtatgcgtgtatgtgtgtgtgtgcgtgtgtgtgcgaaggGGTAAGTGTGCCCACGTTGGCGCCGTAgttggaggagggaggggagcaaAAATGAAAAAGCGGCAACGACGTGAAGCCAGAGAAtgcgaaaacaaaaaaatgaAGGCTAATGATTCCCGGGGAAGCGTTGTGGTGATGGTAATCGATGTCTCTTTCTGCCCTTTTCGATTGAATCTTGATGCTGTTGCTGGCTCTCCTTCGTACTgtccccctccaccgcgtAGAGTGATTACCTctcacacacgtgcgcagtTTAGCGCGCCTGCGTCAGGGCGTATGTCGCTGTGCCTGCACACAGGGATAAGTatgtccgtgtgcgtgtgtgtgtgtggcactGGGAGGGAGTAAGTAGAAGGAGAAcggtaaaaaaaaaaaggaaagcaatGCAACAACGAGCACTTTCGCTGAATGTAAATGAAGTGAGAGTAGGCGTTCGGGGCAGCAAAGGTATGATGCAACAGAAAccaaagagaggggggaagagtGGGTGACTGAAGAAGTCAAATAGATGCAGTTGATGATGGAGGGAGCACGTAGGCAGGCGCAcagaaacacgcacacgcacacacatatggCAATGAGTGGAGCGCGCGGTGTCGAGACCTTCATTTTCTCTCTTGTTCATTTTGCTGACGCTGCTACCGTTGCACCGCTTGTGCGCATCGAGCCTGCAGTCAAGCCAAGCAAAGGAATAGGAAGCAGGGACGGAGGTGGCGAGATTCTCGAATCTCTTCCGTGTCTCTTTTCGTACGTGACGTTCTGAAGGCAGAACGTCACTTTCGCTCTCCAGCGCACAAAAAGTCTCCGCCCActctcgctcctctcctctcttcgcACACGCGTCTCCTCACCTCCCACGATGATTGCGCGCGCACTCACGGGGCGCTGAGCACGGTATTCGCTCGTCTTCAGAGCGAAATGAGAACAACACAGATAcgtagagagagagtggccgtgaaaaaaaaagttgAAGGGAGCGAAAGgcctcagcagcgcgtcAGCGTCCACTTTTTATTCGACTCCGAATGGCCGCGGACTTCTTTTCGTCTCGTTTGCTCCGTTCACGTTGAAGACTTCGTGGGCGCATTTCGCTGTTCTCGCCTCctattgttttttttttcgtgtaAACCACGACATGCACGCgttcacacacacgcaatgAGGAAGAGACTCGATCAAGACGAACGCTTCATATGGTCGCTCTCGCCAATCTGTCTTCGTCCTTCGTCTTATTCGGCTCCCTCACGCCAGCTCGCAGGTCAGAACTAGGGTGATGCAGTGCGCGGTCACCGACAGCCGGcagggcggtgctgccgccggaaagagagaagcgcgtgCTTCATTTCGTCCGCCTACTCCTGAGGCTTCGGAGTAGGGCGAGTCTTGCCCATCGGTTCGCCAGCCTTGGCGCCGCGCAAGTGCACGCCGagcgccttctccatcttCACAATAACTCGCTCTTCCTGCACCGCCTTACCGCTCTCGTACTCGGCCACTACGGACACACGCTCAGAAATGCGCTGGGCCAGATCCTGCTGCGACCAGTTCAGAGCCTGGCGCTCCTTCATAATACGCACGCGGAGGTGCGGATCCACCTTCTTTACCTTCAGCGTCTCGTTGTCCTCGTCGAGCTTCTTCGCGTTCGCGCCCGCGCTGACGGCCTGCTGGTTGAAACGCTGATGTTCCTTCCGCTGCACCTGCACGTTTTGGCCGCTTTGCACTGCACGGTTGGCATCGCGCTCCGTCACTTTGCGAGGCTGagcggagccgccgccgccgcgctgctggaagTTGAAGCGCTGCTCCTCCCAGTCCTGGCCTGTTGGGATAGCTCCCCTCGGCATTTCCGGTCGCTTGCCTTTGATAGAAGTAGTTGTGTGAGAAACAGtgtgtcgtgtgtgtgtgtgtgtgtatacaACAACAGAAGTACCCCGGCAAAAGATGAGGTGAGGCTGtcaatgaaaaaaaaaggaataTATCCGTGTGATGTGTTAGTGCTCACACAAACACGTGGATGTCGGTAGCTGTGTTCGCTTGCGAGTTGAACAATTCTGAAGTGCGACACATGTAAAAGTGCccaagagaggagagaaaagcAAGAAGTCGGGGAGAGGAGAACAAAGGGGTGTGGAGTGATAAAGAAGAATCAGTGGGAGAAATATAGAAGGTGCGAGTCGGTGTCATATCGTGACGACTGAAACTGGTAACACCCGTGCATCATCGGGAAGGGGAGGTAACGGACCAAAGTCGCGAGAATTCTCAGACGGGGGTGGGGTGCTACGCACCAATCCGAGGATAACTGGAGATACACACATTGCGAGAGAGGGGCCCGTATGTTGCCCTCACAGACATCTCCCTCCGCGCTGTCGAATTTTGGCGCACACAAATCCCTCTGTCTTCTCCATCGCGTCAGCACACGTCGTCAGAGTCGCTGCTTGCTcagctgttttttttttcctgttgTTGCTTGTGTTCTTTATAGCCAATTGTCATCACACTCAGTCACACTCAtcaaggaaaacaaaaacagaaagagaagaaCACATGtagtgtgtgcgtgtgtgtgcgtattcGTGTTCAGTGTCATCACGGCTTGCGGAAGGGGTGAGGTAAGAAGGCGGAGTTGTGACTCTCTGCAACTGAGGAATATGAAGCGGTGCCAGAGACAACCAGGGAAGCTGAGGAGGACGCatgacacacacaaaaaggaagTGCAGATCACCGGCGATGAGGAGCACACAACAACgaagcacacaaacacgtcGCTCTTCTTGTCTTCTGCTTTgttcttttttgtgtttctcgcgcctcctcctttgtcTCTCCTTACTGCGAAGCTGCCCGACTACACtgaggcggagagaggagcaAGGGAAGGCCGCTTCCATGCCGTACATATGCCCATTGGAGACGTGGGAAAGGAGTGCCTCGGGGTCACAGAGAGGAGCGGCGAGGACGATGAAGGGGCGACAGGGAGGTGAGGAGGTGAGAGCCCGACTTACCAGTGTATTTTCCGCTTTCTCTACAGTGTcttcgccacctccttcctGCGACACACATAGGCATACGCATATCACCCACGCAGACACGTGCGCCGATGCTGTGAAagcagaagagaaagaaagagtAAAGGAGGGAGGTGATAGGTaactcctcctctcttcctttcttcaACGTGAGGAGGAGTGGCACATGCACGTCAGCGTGTGTGTTCTTGTGTGtacacacgcatgtgcgctCAAGTGAGTGGTGAAGAGGCGCACGTGAGCACGCACGTGATTGTACGGTGCGGCCATTTCgctgttctcctcctctacGTGGAAGCGCGCCTTCTTTGTTCGAGGAAACCGTTCGGTTACCCCCAGAAATACGTCGAGAAAATAGGAAAATAGATAATGGCGAGTGGGTGCGAAATGCATACAAGGTGAAATCGGAAGTAAATCGAGCGACGAAAGCTGCGGCGTGGAGCGAGCAAGGAGGAGAGTTGGTGGACGGTCAGGCACGATGAGGAACAAGACGGATATGGTCCTGCACGttgagggaaggggaggcgcAAGAAAAGCAGATACTCGTCACGCAAACCTACGCAAATACACATGCAAAAACACTCAGTTGGTTTCGTGCCCGAAGGCAAACGTGGACTCTGAACCGCAGacactcgcacgcacgcacacacatatacatcCACATGCACCTACACGCAGCACTGCGCCTTCACATCAAAAAGTGCTAACCATACACGTGTGTATGGCATCGCACGGtagcaaaagaaaaaaaaaaacaggcgaagcacatgcacacacgcacaccagcaTTATCACTCTGACACATGCTCACAGATGcgaacacgcgcacgcacagggaggaggaggggggcgaagagggagagacagactCACGTACGtatggggagggagggcgtaAGAAAAGTCAACAGCACAAAGACAAAGAGGCAGACTGAAACAAAAATAGAGTGGAAAATGAGCGTGTTTTTATGTTAGCCAAAGACAAGTCGCGAACTTTATTTTTGTTTGTTCTCCttttcgccccccccccccacctccccgGGGGGGGGAGTTAAAACGAGATGAAAAATGAGAAGTCAGAGGAAAACCgatgtgagagagaggaaaaagacGTAGCAAACATTAAATCCTCATCAacagacgcacagacacacgcacacacagacgcacttGTGCCTCTAACATTACATTGCTCTCATTGGAATTCCACCGCGTACGAGATACGCcagcacgcatacacacacgcgcaccctcCCTCGAATCCCGGTCCTTggaaagcacacacaacacacatCGCGAACGGCAAAAACAACGGCGTGCCTTGAAGATGTGAGCGGTGACAAGGTGAGAGAGACGTGAGATGCACACGAACTCGCGCATCAACACACAACCCCCACAAAGACTGGCGTGCGCAGCTACGAGAAAGATAAccacacagatacacactGTCACACACCTCGGAGAGGGGCTCGAAGAAGCCGGAAAGGAAAGACGGCGCTTCGTCCGCTTCACTACCCGGGAAAAAAAGCAACCGAGCAGAAACTAAGTGCCGTGTGGAGAAGGTAGTTTCTCGTTCTCCAGGGCGAATGTGGTCGGTGTCGGGACACAGGGAGTGCCGTATTGAAGTCAATCCACATCGTCTTCGGATACCACCGTCGAACTCCAACGCCCTTTCCACTAGGAAGTCAGCACAAATCATTACGTTACATAACAACCTCACTGCTCTCACTCCTTAATTCTTCGCGGCGCGAGCACTGATGTAGTACGGCTTGATAGCATCAACGCCGgacagcaccagcgcacCAGCGACACCACGCAGAATGttcgcgccagcaccgcggaACAGCGAAGCCGCGCCCTCGTTCTTCACGCACTGCATAAAGCACTCGAACGAGTTGCGGTAGTTCTTGCCGGTGCCNNNNNNNNNNNNNNNNNNNNNNNNNNNNNNNNNNNNNNNNNNNNNNNNNNNNNNNNNNNNNNNNNNNNNNNNNNNNNNNNNNNNNNNNNNNNNNNNNNNNNNNNNNNNNNNNNNNNNNNNNNNNNNNNNNNNNNNNNNNNNNNNNNNNNNNNNNNNNNNNNNNNNNNNNNNNNNNNNNNNNNNNNNNNNNNNNNNNNNNNNNNNNNNNNNNNNNNNNNNNNNNNNNNNNNNNNNNNNNNNNNNNNNNNNNNNNNNNNNNNNNNNNNNNNNNNNNNNNNNNNNNNNNNNNNNNNNNNNNNNNNNNNNNNNNNNNNNNNNNNNNNNNNNNNNNNNNNNNNNNNNNNNNNNNNNNNNNNNNNNNNNNNNNNNNNNNNNNNNNNNNNNNNNNNNNNNNNNNNNNNNNNNNNN encodes:
- a CDS encoding mitogen activated protein kinase, putative encodes the protein MERYTVMGQLGDGSFGTVSKAQNTSTGEIVAVKKMKQRFHSWEECLQLREIQSLRKVQHPNLVKLKEVVREKTELFMIFEYCEKNIFQIQRQRANEMSGTMAFSDKEIRSIMCQTLLGVQAIHKAGFMHRDLKPENLLISGDLVKVADFGLAKEIRSRPPFTEYVSTRWYRAPELVLHSTHYNSPVDIWACAVIFAELYLCRPLFPGTSESDQLFKICSVLGSPAPNEWDEGYQLARRMNMRFPTVAPTPLRHILTTAPPAAVDLMAQMLRFNPAERPTATQCLQHPYFTGSGGSSALYAGIATGQPHNPFQLAASSAVAAQSTSNVGLTSNSSPPPTTSNASLFKYANLFNQGNRSPLSVSSTSAPFSGSSALQGGVTSSNMVRSVPTQRKTSVPNAVDSDDEFNF